The Thermus aquaticus genome segment TGGGCGACCCGGACCTCAAGGCCAGGGAGCGCCGCTCAAGGCCGTCCTTCCAGATGGCCCTGCAGGTGGTGGGCAAGGGGCGCTTCGTCCTCTACCCGGACCTGGCCAAGGCCCTGGACGAGCTGCTGGAGGGCAACGAGCCCGAGGGCATCCGGCTGGGGAACTGGCCGCCCGGCCCAGCCTCCCAGGGTTGACCCTTCCACCCTTTAGGCAACTTAGTGTTGCCATAAAGCCCACCTTCTTGTAGGCTAAGGGTGCTATGGCGCAGCGCTACGCTAGGCCGTTGGCGGGGCTGGCCCTGATGGCGGGCCTGGCCCAGGCGCAGATGGCGGACGTGCCCAAGGGGCATTGGGCGGAGAGCGCCGTGAGGGCCCTCTTGGAGCGAGGCATCCTCACGGGGTACCCGGACGGGACCTTCAAGGGCACCCAGGCGGTGAACCGTTACGAGGCCGCCACCATGCTCTACCGGGCCTACCTGACCTGGCTGGAGGAGGTCCTCTCCAAGGTGCGGGCCGCCCTGGAGGAAGAGGGCCTGGCCCCGGAGCGGGTGGCCCAGCTTTACGCCCAGGTGGCCGAGCTACAGGAGGTCCTGCCTGAGGTCCAGAAGGCGCTGGCGGAGTACGGGGTGCGCTTCGAGGCTTTGGAAGCGGACCTGGAGGAGATGCGCCAAGCCCTCCTGGCGGCCCTGGACGCCAAGGGGGACCTGGAGGCGCTCAGCAAGGAGGCGAAGGGCCTTGGGGGCAGGGTGGCCGCCCTGGAGGTGGGGCTTGCGGAGCACCGGGCGAGGCTTCAGGCCCTCGAGGCCCGCCTTCAGGCCGTGGAGCGGGCGGTGGAGGAGCTGGCCAAGGAGGTGCGGGGCAACGAGGAGGCCCGGGTCAAGGACGCCCAGGCCACCGGCAAGCGCCTCTACGCTGTGGAGGAGAAGACCAAGGCCTTGGAGGGGGCGATCCAGGCCAGGCCCACCGGCGAGGTCTACACCGGGGTGGGAGAAGGGGGGCCCTTCGGCGGCCTGGCCCTGGCGTGGGGCGGCGCCCAAGTGCGCCTGGGCACGGACGGGGCCCAGGCCCGGCTCACGGAGGGCGGCCTGGAGCTGGCCTTCAGGGCCCAGGACCGGAGGGAGGCCACGGCCCGCTACAGCCTCTTTGAGGGCATCCGCCTGGTGGGGGAGCTTGGGGCCGGGGACGGGAGGTACTACTTCGGGGCCTTCTACGTGGTCCACGACCCCAAGGGCGGCCTCCTGCCCGGCGTCCACGCCCGGCTGGGGGCGGGGGCCGGCCTGGTGGCCGGGGAGCCCGGGCGGTACTGGGTGGAGGCGAGAGGCGGGGCCCTCCTGGGGCCCCTGGACCTGAGCCTGGGTTTTGGGCGCTACTGGGGCCAGGGGGGCGGGGACACGCCCTTCGCCGCCCTCTTCGCCACCCTGACCTATCCCGGGGACGTGGTGGGGGCCCTCAGCCTGGCCTACGCGGTGCCCCAGGAGGACATCGGGCGGGACAGCGCCTTCCAGGTGGAGGCCTCCCTGGAGGGGCGCCTGCCCCCCTTCCGGGTGAGGGTCCTGGCCGGGTACCGGGACGGCCTCCTGGGGAGCGGCGTGGCCTCCCACGTAGACCGCTACCGGTTCACCACGGCCACGGGCTTCTACGGGGGGGTGCGGGTAGGCTATGAGGTTCGCTTCTAGGCTTTTCCTCCTCGCCCTGCCCCTCCTGGGAGGGTGCGCGGAGCTCCAGCGGGAGTTCCAGGGCCCGGCCCGGCTGGAGCTGGCCGGGGTCAAGGCCGGAGCGTGCGCCACCGTCAAGGTGGCGGGCCAGGCCAGCACCCGGTGCGATAGCTACACCTTCCGCTTCACGGGCCTATCCGGTCGCTACCCGGTGGAGGTCCTCGTGGAGTGGCAGGGCCTCCAGGTCCAGGGCTACCGGGGGGAGGTGGACCTGGCCCCGGGGGCCACGGCCAGGGTGGAGGTGGAGCGCAGCACCCTCACCCTGGAGGTGGAGGCCACCTGGGCGGGGAGCGGGGCCCAGTACGAGGCCTGGGTCCCAGGGGACTACGCCTTCGGCGTGAGCGCCTACCCCGACCCGGCGCCGGGGGGCCTCGAGGGGATGGTCCTGGTCTACCGGGGCGGCAGGACCCTCCGGGTGCCCACGGCCCCCAGGGCGGTGGTGCGGGTCCTGGACGGAGCGGCGGAGGCCAGGGCGGTGGTGGAAAACCCCACCGACGGGATGCGGG includes the following:
- a CDS encoding S-layer homology domain-containing protein → MAQRYARPLAGLALMAGLAQAQMADVPKGHWAESAVRALLERGILTGYPDGTFKGTQAVNRYEAATMLYRAYLTWLEEVLSKVRAALEEEGLAPERVAQLYAQVAELQEVLPEVQKALAEYGVRFEALEADLEEMRQALLAALDAKGDLEALSKEAKGLGGRVAALEVGLAEHRARLQALEARLQAVERAVEELAKEVRGNEEARVKDAQATGKRLYAVEEKTKALEGAIQARPTGEVYTGVGEGGPFGGLALAWGGAQVRLGTDGAQARLTEGGLELAFRAQDRREATARYSLFEGIRLVGELGAGDGRYYFGAFYVVHDPKGGLLPGVHARLGAGAGLVAGEPGRYWVEARGGALLGPLDLSLGFGRYWGQGGGDTPFAALFATLTYPGDVVGALSLAYAVPQEDIGRDSAFQVEASLEGRLPPFRVRVLAGYRDGLLGSGVASHVDRYRFTTATGFYGGVRVGYEVRF